Proteins encoded together in one Amblyomma americanum isolate KBUSLIRL-KWMA chromosome 1, ASM5285725v1, whole genome shotgun sequence window:
- the LOC144115462 gene encoding protein argonaute-2-like isoform X2, whose amino-acid sequence MVHLNGGGGPQTADKTTEFLWQCALPQLRAITKKMHSPVHTYGEVSLPEQVQDVLRRGPKFAVEPRQSASELLAMELERTLPSHFPRRPAHGQLGRTIQLLANHFSIEIPTGSVYHYDVDISSETAKETKVPEQKNYRCLSTKINRIVIELLVKKYRQDLANCIPAFDGRKNLYTRRQLNFRERTFTVDIEEDQRSQKFIIKIQYAATVNLDALHGVFQKRVQTVPQEVLQAIDIVLRHSPSINLAPVGRSFFRPPGPNEHNDLGGGREVWFGYYASVRPAQWKPMLNVDMSATAFYESLPLVDFMCRFFSDSRRVLTPADLRSLRDNQYARLNRELKGLRVKVTHLPYPRKYKVVKITREAAKDIYFESEGSQISVADYFQSRYRRLSYPNFPCVQSGSPTHPVYIPLEVCELAEGQHCRKKLEESQTAEMMKRTAKPPAKRFLEIRQSVRDMVSTSDKYLREFGVKINPEPTQVVGRILDPPSLVFENNSMCKPRDGTWDLRGQRFYKAMSMTQWIVLNVSRFAQKDCLDNFIKMLIRIGQELGMRIAQPLAVITFDTNRKPMRTVLTEQRKQRPQLEMVVAVITKATNYAEIKQVAETELSLRTQCILDNNVVQKCNAALIQNLCQKINAKMGGINNSLLIQEKPKLLHRPVIVIGADVSHPSPGDKIRPSIAACVGSLDSVPSKFHATIRVQIEDSKAKARVEIIKDLKDMIKELLLVFYRTTGHKPLRIVFYRDGVSEGQFLEVRNHEVSAIRLACAEMCPTETYEPPLTFIVVQKRHHTRFMPANDRDGVGKFRNVPPGTTVDSVVTHPLDFDFFLCSHFGIQGTSRPAHYYIVWDDSNFSADDLQKLSFYLCHTYSRCARSVSIPAPVYYAHLAAFRAKHHIASKLETSGAVSQSSEGGGDAVLTTAQYVEAVKVLQELQASMYFV is encoded by the exons gagctcgagcgaaccctgcCCTCCCACTTCCCGCGGAGGCccgcccacggccagctgggccggaccatacaacttcttgccaaccacttcagcattgagataccgaccggcagcgtctaccactacgacgtcgacatctcctcggagactgccaaggagaccaaggttcctgagcagaaaaactaccgatgcctcagtacaaagatcaacaggatagtcatcgagctcctagtaaagaagtaccggcaagacctagccaactgcatcccggctttcgatggccgcaagaacctgtacacgcgccgccagctcaacttccgcgagcggacattcacagtcgacATCGAGGAAgaccagagaagccagaagttTATCATCAAGATCCAGTATGCCGCCACCGTGAACCTGGAtgccctgcatggcgtcttccaaaagcgcgtacaaactgtgccccaggaagtcctccaggccatcgacatcgtcttgaggcacagcccctcgatcaaccttgcgccggttggacgctcgttcttcagaccgccgggacccaacgagcacaatgacctcggaggaggccgggaggtgtggtttggctactacgcgagtgttcgacccgcccaatggaagcccatgcttaacgtcgacatgtcagcaacagcattctacgagtcgcttccactggtagacttcatgtgcaggttcttcAGCGACAGCCGGCGTGTGTTGACACCCGCGGACTTAcggtcattgcgcgacaaccagtacgcgcggctgaatagggagctcaaaggactccgcgtaaaagtgacgcaccttccgtacccgcgcaagtacaaagtggtcaagatcacgagggaagctgcgaaggacatctattttgaatcagaaggtagtcagatctccgtcgccgactacttccagagccgctacaggcgcttgtcgtacccgaacttcccttgcgtgcagagtggcagcccgacgcatccggtctacattcctctggaggtgtgcgagctggccgaaggccagcactgtcggaagaaactcgaggagagtcagaccgccgagatgatgaagcgcacggccaagccgccagccaagcgcttcctggagattcgtcagtctgtgcgcgacatggtcagcacctcggacaagtacctgcgagagttcggcgtcaagatcaaccCCGAACCCACTCAGGTTGTTGGCAGAATTCTCGACCCGCCGTCTTTGGTTTTTGAGAACAACAGCATGTGCAAGccgcgcgacggtacgtgggatctccgagggcagcgcttctacaaggcgatgtcgatgacacagtggattgttctcaacgtgagccgcttcgCGCAGAAGGACTGCCTGGACAACTTCATcaagatgctgatccgcatcggccaagaactgggcatgcgcattgcgcagccgcttgcggtcatcacgttcgacacaaaccgcaagcccatgcggaccgttctcacggagcagcgcaagcagcgcccgcagttggagatggttgtggctgtgatcacaaaagccacgaactacgctgagatcaagcaggtggcagagactgagctctccctgcgcacacaatgcatcttggacaacaacgtggtccaaaagtgtaacgcagcgctcatccaaaacctgtgccaaaagatcaacgccaagatgggcggcatcaacaatagtctcctgatccaggagaagccgaagctattacataggcccgtgatcgtcatcggagcagacgtgtcgcacccatcgcctgggGACAAGAtcaggccatccatcgccgcgtgcgtcggaagcctagactctgtaccgtccaagtttcacgccaccattcgggtacagattgaagactccaaggctaaggcgcgtgtggaaattatcaaggacctgaaggacatgatcaaGGAATTGCTACTGGTTTTCTACCGCACCACCGGGCACAAGCCCCtgcggatcgtcttctacagggacggagtgagcgaggggcagttcttggaagtccgtaaccaTGAG gtgagcgccatccggctggcgtgtgcggaaatgtgtcccaccgagacctacgagccaccgctgacgttcatcgtggtccagaagcgacACCATACGAGGTTCATGCCTgccaacgaccgcgacggcgtgggcaagttccgcaacgtcccaccaggcacgaccgtagactcggtggtcacgcacccgctggacttcgacttcttcctctgcagccacttcggcatccag ggcaccagccggccggcccactactatatcgtgtgggatgactccaacttcagcgcggacgacctgcagaagctcagcttctacctgtgccacacatactcccggtgtgcaaggagcgtgagcatcccggcccctgtgtactacgcgcacctggccgccttccgcgcaaaacaccacatcgccagcaagctggagacgtcaggcgcggtcagccagtcgtctgagggcggcggggacgcagtgttgaccactgcccaatacgtggaggccgtcaaggtgctgcaggaactgcaggcctccatgtacttcgtgtaa